Proteins from a single region of Pseudomonadota bacterium:
- a CDS encoding C-GCAxxG-C-C family protein — protein sequence MKTKKEIAAAKFLEGYNCAQSVLYSFCDELGIDENIALKTACGFGAGMGRKEEVCGAVTGGIMVIGLKYGRGKNDDRTATELTYAKTRELMERFSEKHGTFICRKLLNGCELTTEEGQQYFKENDLLNTKCKLCVESVVDILEDILDG from the coding sequence ATGAAAACCAAAAAAGAGATAGCAGCGGCAAAGTTTTTGGAAGGTTATAACTGTGCCCAGTCTGTGCTCTATTCCTTCTGTGACGAACTCGGGATTGATGAGAACATCGCATTAAAGACAGCATGTGGATTTGGAGCGGGCATGGGGAGAAAAGAGGAGGTCTGCGGAGCTGTGACCGGCGGGATCATGGTCATAGGTTTAAAATACGGCAGAGGTAAAAACGATGACCGTACGGCCACAGAACTGACATATGCAAAGACAAGGGAACTGATGGAGCGCTTTTCTGAGAAACATGGAACCTTTATCTGCCGCAAGCTGCTGAACGGATGTGAACTTACCACTGAAGAAGGCCAGCAATACTTCAAAGAAAATGACTTGCTGAATACTAAATGCAAACTGTGTGTTGAGAGTGTCGTAGATATTCTCGAAGACATCCTTGATGGCTGA
- a CDS encoding Spy/CpxP family protein refolding chaperone, whose product MLKKYAAVICVPILLMCVAFLAGCQRPTPERMVDRITEKLKSKLELNAAQQEQLDGIKEELKKKMAEMKKNHASKKEEFLTLLQSDTIDQEKLKKMINEKKARMDEFSSLMIDKLVKFHSTLSPEQKEKLVKYLRERHDCMN is encoded by the coding sequence ATGTTAAAAAAATATGCAGCAGTAATATGTGTTCCGATTCTTTTGATGTGTGTTGCTTTTCTCGCCGGATGCCAGCGCCCTACACCTGAAAGGATGGTAGACCGCATTACTGAAAAGCTCAAATCTAAACTGGAATTGAATGCAGCACAGCAGGAACAGCTTGATGGCATCAAAGAAGAATTGAAGAAAAAAATGGCGGAGATGAAGAAAAATCATGCGTCCAAGAAAGAAGAATTCCTGACCCTGCTTCAGAGTGACACTATCGACCAGGAAAAACTCAAGAAAATGATTAATGAGAAAAAGGCCAGAATGGATGAATTCTCATCTCTGATGATAGACAAACTGGTAAAGTTCCACAGCACACTCAGCCCTGAACAAAAGGAAAAGCTTGTGAAATATCTGAGAGAACGTCATGATTGCATGAATTGA